A genomic stretch from Hemicordylus capensis ecotype Gifberg chromosome 1, rHemCap1.1.pri, whole genome shotgun sequence includes:
- the MTLN gene encoding mitoregulin — protein MALSSEPLSERSVQLAVLLAFASGVLVGWQANRVRRRYLDWRKRRLQDQLLATQKKLDLA, from the coding sequence ATGGCGCTGAGTTCGGAGCCCTTGTCGGAGCGGTCCGTGCAGCTGGCGGTATTATTGGCCTTCGCTTCGGGAGTGCTGGTGGGCTGGCAGGCGAACAGAGTACGAAGGCGTTACCTGGACTGGCGGAAGCGGCGGCTGCAGGACCAACTGTTGGCCACGCAGAAGAAGCTGGACTTGGCCTGA